The following proteins come from a genomic window of Candidatus Sysuiplasma jiujiangense:
- a CDS encoding prenyltransferase, whose product MDRNKVNIILFRIIFEPHLLISLLYAVLGTLIAFRQGIYSAPLFVLTAVGAVCSQIAANTYDEYFDYRFGTDLLTTKTAYSGGGRIIFEGGLKPDEAFRIATSALILAFFIGVYLSVISGWELIPLFFLGGFAGTFYSTVWQRRGLGEFMLCVIGLIVMGAYFVQTHYYSLSAVYISIPSGLLIANLVIMNEVPDAEADAKTGRKNVTTTLGRENAVRAYAIFATVIYAMIVAGALLHIVAELTLISLLSAPLIYSAYFYGRRGLGRMDYLVRALRNNIIGMYVFIILLVVAYII is encoded by the coding sequence ATGGACAGAAACAAGGTAAATATCATACTCTTCAGGATAATATTTGAGCCTCACCTGCTGATATCGCTTCTTTACGCCGTACTCGGAACGCTGATAGCCTTCAGACAGGGAATATATTCCGCACCGCTATTCGTACTGACCGCAGTCGGCGCCGTCTGCTCTCAGATCGCAGCCAACACCTATGATGAATACTTCGACTACAGATTCGGCACAGACCTGCTCACAACTAAAACAGCCTACAGCGGAGGAGGACGGATAATCTTCGAAGGCGGGCTTAAGCCTGATGAGGCTTTCAGGATAGCAACTTCGGCTCTGATTCTTGCGTTTTTCATAGGCGTCTATCTGTCTGTGATAAGCGGATGGGAACTGATCCCGCTATTTTTCCTCGGGGGCTTCGCTGGCACGTTCTATTCAACCGTCTGGCAGAGGAGAGGGCTCGGCGAATTCATGCTCTGCGTCATCGGGCTCATAGTCATGGGCGCCTATTTCGTTCAGACACATTATTATTCTCTCAGCGCTGTCTACATCTCCATCCCCTCCGGTCTGCTAATCGCGAATCTTGTGATAATGAATGAAGTTCCGGATGCTGAAGCCGATGCGAAGACCGGGAGGAAGAACGTTACAACTACACTCGGCAGGGAGAACGCAGTAAGGGCATATGCGATCTTTGCGACGGTAATTTACGCAATGATCGTCGCCGGCGCACTCCTGCACATAGTGGCTGAATTGACGCTGATCTCACTCCTTTCCGCACCGCTTATCTACAGCGCATACTTCTACGGAAGACGCGGACTGGGACGGATGGACTACCTTGTCAGGGCACTGAGAAACAACATCATAGGGATGTATGTATTCATCATACTGCTTGTCGTTGCATACATCATATGA